The DNA segment GATAGCCTTCGTCGAAAAAGGCCACCCGGCAGACCTTGCCCCTTTCGAGGATCCCCCTGATCTGGGCTTCGTCGGTGATCTCCTTGTCCTTGCGCCTCATGTCCTTTCCTCCTCGTCCTCAGTTTTGAAGGGTCTATTTCGCCGGGGTATGGATCCCGACTATCTTGGTGGCCCTGCCGTTTTTGTCCCTGCTGACCACGAACCCCCGGCTGCGGAGGAGCATCCACGTTCCTTCCTTTTTAAACATCCGGAATTCGATCTCGTGAATGTCATCGCCATCCCTTCCCGAGAGGACTTTCCTTAGCAGGTCCGTCACCGCGGCCAGGTCGTCAGGATGAATCCGGCTCTTCCATTCCTCGAGGGATTGCCCCATCTCCCCTGGGAAGTAGCCCAGCATGGTTTCGTAGGCGGAATTCATGGTGACCCTGCCCTCGTTCACATCCCACTCCCAAAGCCCCGAGAAGTGTTCCAGGACGAGGAGTTCAAGCTGGCGGGCCTTCTCCTCGAGGGTCACGGCCTTCTTTTTGCGGTCCTCATCGGTCTCGATGGCGTGGAGGGCGAAGGATATATCCTCGGCGAGCTCCGAGAAGAGGGTCTGTTCCTCGGAGTCAAAATGGGCGTCACCGGGGAGGGATACCGATATCAGCCCATAGATCTTTTTCGCATACTCCAGCCTGGTGGTCATTATGCCACCCTCCTCGTAACTGTCCAGGAGCGGGCTGTCGGTCAAGGTC comes from the Thermovirga sp. genome and includes:
- a CDS encoding pyridoxamine 5'-phosphate oxidase family protein; the protein is MRRKDKEITDEAQIRGILERGKVCRVAFFDEGY